Part of the Nostoc sp. ATCC 53789 genome, CGCTTCAATATGTTATCGCGCCAAGCAAGGAGAAGTTCCAACTAAATAAATAAAAACCTTATCTAAAAAGTTTCCTACCCTGAATTTGCTGATAGTTAATAACAAAAAGTGAATAAGAAAAACTTTAGTAAACATAACCAACACTATCATCTCTGGTTTCCTGGACTATTCAACTCAACAGGTGGAATTGAATGTTACTCTTCTTTGTGTTTAAAAGCATTTGAAAGTCTCTACCCCGATTGTGCTTACGATATTTTAATTAAGCATGATACAGATGTGCCATCCAAATCAACTAATTTGTGTTTTCATGCAACCGGTAATTGGCCTTTATCCCTACGTACTCCAATACTTGCAGCGCAAATGATTGGTCTTGGTCTTTGGCAACGACCAAAACTCATCTTTTCAACTCATCTCAACTTTAGTGTGATAGCGTACCTATTGAAACGATTAATTGGCATTCCCTACTGGGTTGCAGCGCATGGAATCGAAGCCTGGGACATCCAAAATCCCACCCTTAAAAAAGCCCTCAAGAATGCTGACTTAATTCTAGCCGTTAGTAATTACACTCGCGATCGCCTACTCAAAGAACAAAATCTCCAGCCAGATCGAGTTGTCGTCCTGCCTAATACTTTCACTCCTAATCGCTTTAGGATTGCACCCAAACCAGATTATCTCCTCCAACGATATGGCTTAAATGCACAACAACCAATTATTCTTACTGTGGCTCGGCTTTCTCAATCAGAGCAATACAAAGGCTATAATAAAATCCTTAGCGTCTTACCCCAAATTCGTCAAGCTATCCCAAATGTACACTATGTTATAGTCGGTAAGGGAACTGACCGACCAGCAGTTGAACAGTTAATTGCCGAGTCTCAACTTCAAGATTGTGTAACCTTAACTGGCTATGTTCCTGACCGAGAACTGGGAGATTATTATAATCTTTGCGATCTGTTTGCTATGCCAAGTAGAGGTGAAGGGTTTGGTATTGTTTACCTAGAAGCACTAGCGTGTGGTAAACCTACTTTGGCTGGGAATAAAGATGGAAGTGTTGATGCTCTATGTCAAGGAGAATTAGGCGCACTGATTGACCCTGATGATGTCGAGGCGATCGCTGAAGCTATAATTCAAATACTACAAGGTAAATATCCTAACCCTCTAATATATCAACCGGAAGAATTAAGAAAGCGGGTAATTGATAAATTTGGTTTTGAACGCTTTCAACAACGCCTTAATTATTACTTAGAAAAGCAGTTTTCCCAGACTTGATATTGTGTCTTTGCTGTGGAATAGAATGAATTTTGTATAAAAGTAAGTAAATGATGGTAATTTAAGGTGAGATTCCAAAGAACAGCATTCGTTATGACTTAAGGAAAACAATCAAGTTTCCTAAAAGTTTGAAGATTCAAAAACTTCTT contains:
- a CDS encoding glycosyltransferase; its protein translation is MNKKNFSKHNQHYHLWFPGLFNSTGGIECYSSLCLKAFESLYPDCAYDILIKHDTDVPSKSTNLCFHATGNWPLSLRTPILAAQMIGLGLWQRPKLIFSTHLNFSVIAYLLKRLIGIPYWVAAHGIEAWDIQNPTLKKALKNADLILAVSNYTRDRLLKEQNLQPDRVVVLPNTFTPNRFRIAPKPDYLLQRYGLNAQQPIILTVARLSQSEQYKGYNKILSVLPQIRQAIPNVHYVIVGKGTDRPAVEQLIAESQLQDCVTLTGYVPDRELGDYYNLCDLFAMPSRGEGFGIVYLEALACGKPTLAGNKDGSVDALCQGELGALIDPDDVEAIAEAIIQILQGKYPNPLIYQPEELRKRVIDKFGFERFQQRLNYYLEKQFSQT